In the Mastomys coucha isolate ucsf_1 unplaced genomic scaffold, UCSF_Mcou_1 pScaffold18, whole genome shotgun sequence genome, one interval contains:
- the Tomm5 gene encoding mitochondrial import receptor subunit TOM5 homolog, whose product MFRIEGLPPKLDPEEMKRKMREDVVSSIRNFLIYVALLRVTPYILKKLDSI is encoded by the exons ATGTTCCGGATCGAGGGTCTCCCGCCGAAGTTGGACCCGGAGGAGATGAAGCGGAAGATGCGTGAGGATGTGGTCTCCTCCATTCGGAACTTCCTCATCTACGTGGCCCTGCTGCGAGTCA CTCCATACATCTTAAAGAAGCTGGACAGCATATGA